In Holophagales bacterium, one DNA window encodes the following:
- a CDS encoding PAS domain-containing protein, whose protein sequence is MPVQHRLLRRQLLRQLGTEEPPAGHEALFAAIDEAYQQADRDRGMLERSLDLSSEELMQANADLRAVFRAVPDLFLWLDEHGRVLDESGGSKPIRAAWPGPLVGQSVAGTREPRIGRLLTEALAEVATTRKLVSVEYSVVDDDIERIFEARLFPLLERQKLAVVREVTGLRMMERALRRSQEELEQRVAQRTVELSAANAELEREIAERRRAERVAEDAQLRLQRFIEALPAVTYLAEAGPRGQWHYASPQIERLTGAPSAEFLADSGLWRRMVHPEDRDRFTTEEARLLTGGAFLMEYRLLTRDGRIVWVRDQAIAAREGPDDDARVLFQGVVLDVTDRKVLEQQLVQAQKMEAVGRLAGGVAHDFNNMLTAIGGYAELLARQLPPDSTWAKQVAEIRRASGRAAELTAKLLAFGRRQILRPRTIDLRRLVADLEPMLDRLLGEEVELQVLAPTQPAIVRADPGQIEQVLVNLAVNARDAMPGGGTLTVRIGQSTLPARALEPEVAERSLPAGDYVTIEVADTGIGLSDEVRAHLFEPFFTTKPVGHGTGLGLATVHGIVRQSGGDVLADSSPGQGAVFTVMLPRAASDGHEAPVVAAPPPPPPPRGAETVLLAEDESTVRDLLSALLVGLGYRVLAAANGAEALAVAERHGLGSIDALVTDVVMPGLGGRELAERLRAVRPSLPVLFCSGYAERPPETAGDVRTIFLSKPFSPTDLAIRLRTLLDDPSA, encoded by the coding sequence GTGCCGGTCCAACACCGTCTGCTGCGTCGCCAGCTGCTGCGCCAGCTCGGCACCGAGGAGCCGCCGGCCGGCCACGAGGCGCTCTTCGCCGCCATCGACGAGGCCTACCAACAGGCCGATCGCGACCGCGGGATGCTCGAGCGCTCGCTCGACCTCTCCTCCGAAGAGCTCATGCAGGCCAACGCCGACCTGCGCGCCGTCTTCCGTGCGGTCCCCGACCTCTTCCTCTGGCTCGACGAGCATGGTCGCGTCCTCGACGAAAGCGGCGGCAGCAAGCCGATTCGTGCCGCCTGGCCCGGCCCGCTCGTCGGCCAGTCGGTCGCCGGCACCCGCGAGCCGCGCATCGGCCGGCTGCTGACCGAGGCGCTCGCCGAGGTCGCGACGACCCGCAAGCTGGTCAGCGTCGAGTACTCGGTGGTGGACGACGACATCGAGCGCATCTTCGAGGCGCGACTCTTCCCGTTGCTCGAGCGCCAGAAGCTCGCCGTGGTCCGCGAGGTCACCGGGCTGCGGATGATGGAGCGTGCCTTGCGGCGCAGCCAGGAAGAGCTCGAGCAGCGCGTCGCCCAGCGCACCGTCGAGCTTTCGGCCGCCAACGCCGAGCTCGAGCGCGAGATCGCCGAACGGCGCCGGGCCGAGCGGGTCGCCGAGGACGCCCAGCTCCGTCTGCAGCGCTTCATCGAGGCCCTGCCGGCGGTCACCTATCTCGCCGAAGCCGGACCGCGCGGCCAGTGGCACTACGCCAGCCCGCAGATCGAACGGCTGACCGGGGCGCCATCGGCCGAGTTCCTCGCCGATTCCGGCCTCTGGCGGCGGATGGTCCATCCCGAGGACCGAGATCGGTTCACCACCGAAGAGGCGCGCCTTCTCACCGGCGGCGCGTTTCTCATGGAGTACCGCCTGCTGACGCGCGACGGACGGATCGTCTGGGTGCGCGACCAGGCGATCGCCGCCCGCGAGGGCCCCGACGACGACGCCAGGGTTCTCTTCCAAGGGGTCGTGCTCGACGTCACCGACCGCAAGGTGCTGGAGCAGCAGCTCGTCCAGGCCCAGAAGATGGAGGCGGTCGGACGGCTCGCCGGCGGCGTGGCTCACGACTTCAACAACATGCTCACCGCGATCGGGGGGTACGCCGAGCTGCTCGCCCGTCAGCTCCCCCCGGACTCGACCTGGGCCAAGCAGGTCGCCGAGATCCGCCGCGCCTCCGGCCGCGCCGCCGAGCTCACCGCCAAGCTCCTGGCCTTCGGTCGACGCCAGATCCTGCGCCCGCGCACCATCGACCTGCGACGGCTGGTCGCCGACCTCGAGCCGATGCTCGACCGCCTGCTCGGCGAGGAGGTCGAGCTTCAGGTGCTTGCTCCGACCCAACCGGCGATCGTCCGCGCCGACCCCGGCCAGATCGAGCAGGTCCTGGTCAACCTCGCGGTGAACGCGCGCGACGCGATGCCGGGAGGGGGGACCCTCACCGTGCGGATCGGCCAGAGCACGCTGCCCGCTCGCGCGCTCGAGCCCGAGGTGGCGGAACGCTCCCTGCCGGCAGGCGACTACGTCACGATCGAGGTCGCCGACACCGGCATCGGTCTGAGCGACGAGGTCCGCGCCCACCTCTTCGAACCGTTCTTCACCACCAAGCCGGTGGGCCACGGGACCGGCCTCGGGCTCGCCACGGTCCACGGCATCGTCCGCCAGAGCGGCGGCGACGTGCTCGCCGACAGCTCGCCGGGACAGGGAGCGGTGTTCACCGTGATGCTGCCGCGCGCGGCGAGTGACGGACACGAGGCGCCGGTCGTCGCGGCTCCACCGCCACCTCCTCCGCCGCGCGGTGCCGAAACCGTGCTGCTCGCCGAGGACGAGTCGACGGTGCGCGACCTGCTGAGCGCCCTGCTCGTCGGACTGGGCTATCGCGTTCTCGCCGCAGCCAACGGCGCCGAAGCGCTCGCCGTCGCCGAGCGCCACGGGCTCGGCTCGATCGACGCCCTGGTCACCGACGTGGTGATGCCGGGCCTCGGCGGCCGCGAGCTCGCCGAACGACTGCGCGCCGTTCGTCCCTCGCTTCCGGTGCTGTTTTGCTCCGGCTACGCCGAGCGGCCACCCGAAACGGCCGGGGACGTCCGGACCATCTTCCTTTCGAAGCCGTTCTCGCCGACCGACCTCGCCATCCGCCTGCGCACTCTGCTCGACGATCCGTCGGCCTGA
- a CDS encoding DMT family transporter codes for MSTRPSDRPLAAARLDPPRLWRVYLLLFFIFLIWSNSFIAVRALVGDLVPMAERLDPRELVVVRFAPVALWCVAWFALLPAARREAWGILRAHPLLVPWLGFLNVWGYNLAFAAGHRRIGAGTGSLIITLNPVLTFLLAVLSGQERPTFRRAAGLAVAFAGIYVVVVHGAGRTVEAAYLRDALLLLGAPASWAVYTVLSKPLVSRYSPLHLTFLVLGLASLPTVPIALVDTPLRAKLALWGTERFGAALFLSLACTLFAFWLWYEALRRLPSSRAAAFVFLNPPLALFFEWLWFGRVPAAGLFLGGLLVLAGVFLCNRGDAPRTADRAVEVH; via the coding sequence TTGAGCACTCGACCGTCGGACCGTCCCCTCGCGGCGGCGCGCCTCGATCCGCCGCGGCTCTGGCGCGTCTACCTGCTGCTCTTCTTCATCTTCCTCATCTGGTCCAACTCGTTCATCGCCGTGCGGGCGCTGGTCGGCGACCTGGTGCCGATGGCCGAGCGGCTCGACCCACGCGAGCTGGTCGTCGTGCGTTTCGCTCCCGTCGCGCTCTGGTGCGTCGCCTGGTTCGCCTTGCTGCCCGCGGCACGACGTGAAGCGTGGGGGATCCTGCGCGCCCATCCGTTGCTCGTTCCCTGGCTGGGGTTCCTCAACGTCTGGGGCTACAACCTCGCCTTCGCCGCCGGGCACCGGCGTATCGGAGCCGGCACCGGGTCGTTGATCATCACGCTGAATCCGGTGTTGACCTTCCTGCTCGCCGTGCTCTCCGGGCAGGAGAGGCCGACCTTCCGGCGCGCCGCCGGCCTGGCGGTGGCCTTCGCCGGCATCTACGTGGTGGTGGTTCACGGGGCGGGCCGGACGGTCGAGGCCGCCTACCTGCGCGACGCGCTTCTCCTGCTCGGTGCCCCGGCGAGCTGGGCGGTCTACACGGTGCTCTCGAAGCCGCTCGTGTCGCGGTACTCGCCGCTCCATCTGACCTTCCTGGTGCTCGGACTGGCCAGCCTGCCGACCGTGCCGATCGCTCTTGTCGACACGCCGCTGCGGGCCAAGCTCGCCCTCTGGGGGACGGAGCGCTTCGGCGCGGCGCTCTTCCTCTCGCTCGCCTGCACGCTCTTCGCCTTCTGGCTCTGGTACGAAGCGCTGCGCCGGCTGCCCTCCTCGCGGGCCGCGGCCTTCGTCTTTCTCAATCCCCCGCTGGCGCTCTTCTTCGAGTGGCTCTGGTTCGGTCGCGTGCCGGCGGCGGGGCTCTTCCTCGGCGGCCTCCTGGTGCTTGCCGGGGTCTTTCTCTGCAACCGCGGCGATGCGCCGCGGACCGCCGACCGCGCGGTCGAGGTGCACTGA
- a CDS encoding FIST C-terminal domain-containing protein: protein MRVSHWRYSPGGDWRQGASAATAEGHLPGAQLLLVFGSGAALDDSAALGEIAARHPAALVVGCSTAGEISGTQVADGTLVATAVELASSTVHAAYRDLPSAEASGAVGEALGRDLAAIPDLAYVLVLSEGIQVNGSALVAGLGRSLPPNVVVTGGLAGDGPRFARTRVIDRGAFREHGVVAVGIAGRRLRVGCGSLGGWDPFGPERLITRASANELYELDGHSALELYKRYLGADAAGLPATGLYFPLAVRAHRDETAVVRTILQVDEAEQSILFAGEMPEGGLARFMKANFERLIDGATDAAHICHTALGEAPASLALLVSCVGRRMVLDQRVEEELEAVRAVLGPTPVLTGFYSYGEISPFTPTARCELHNQTMTITSLAES from the coding sequence ATGAGGGTCTCGCACTGGCGTTATTCCCCGGGCGGCGACTGGCGGCAAGGCGCTTCGGCGGCGACCGCCGAAGGCCACCTCCCCGGCGCACAACTCCTGCTCGTTTTCGGCTCCGGCGCTGCGCTCGACGATTCCGCAGCGCTCGGCGAGATCGCCGCCCGGCATCCCGCCGCGCTCGTCGTCGGCTGTTCGACGGCCGGAGAGATCTCGGGCACACAGGTCGCCGACGGAACGCTCGTCGCCACCGCGGTCGAGCTGGCCAGCTCGACGGTTCACGCCGCCTATCGCGACCTGCCGTCGGCAGAGGCGAGCGGCGCGGTCGGCGAGGCGCTCGGCCGCGATCTGGCCGCCATCCCCGACCTCGCCTACGTCCTGGTGCTCAGCGAGGGGATCCAGGTGAACGGCTCGGCCCTCGTCGCCGGGCTCGGTCGCTCCCTCCCGCCGAACGTGGTCGTCACCGGCGGCCTCGCCGGAGACGGCCCGCGCTTCGCCCGCACCCGGGTGATCGACCGCGGAGCGTTCCGCGAGCATGGCGTGGTGGCGGTCGGCATCGCCGGCAGACGCCTGCGGGTGGGCTGCGGGTCGCTCGGCGGCTGGGACCCGTTCGGACCGGAGCGCCTCATCACCCGCGCCAGTGCCAACGAGCTCTACGAGCTCGACGGCCATTCCGCTCTCGAGCTCTACAAGCGCTATCTCGGAGCCGACGCCGCCGGACTCCCGGCCACCGGGCTCTACTTCCCGCTGGCGGTGCGCGCCCACCGCGACGAGACCGCCGTCGTCCGCACCATTCTGCAGGTCGACGAGGCCGAGCAGAGCATCCTCTTCGCCGGCGAGATGCCGGAGGGCGGGCTCGCCCGTTTCATGAAGGCCAACTTCGAGCGCCTCATCGACGGGGCCACCGATGCCGCACACATCTGCCACACCGCGCTCGGCGAGGCTCCGGCCAGCCTGGCGCTGCTCGTCAGTTGCGTCGGCCGACGGATGGTGCTCGATCAACGGGTCGAAGAGGAGCTCGAAGCGGTGCGTGCCGTGCTCGGCCCGACGCCGGTGCTCACCGGCTTCTATTCCTACGGCGAGATCTCGCCCTTCACGCCCACCGCACGCTGCGAGCTGCACAACCAGACGATGACCATCACCTCGCTCGCGGAGAGCTGA